One region of Vibrio pelagius genomic DNA includes:
- a CDS encoding sigma-54-dependent transcriptional regulator has translation MAQSKVLIVEDDEGLREALVDTLALAGYEWLEADCAEDALVKLKSNSVDIVVSDVQMAGMGGLALLRNIKQNWPNLPVLLMTAYANIEDAVAAMKEGAIDYMAKPFAPEVLLNMVSRYAPVKSEDNGDAVVADEKSLKLIMLADKVAKTDANVMVLGPSGSGKEVMSRYIHNASNRKDGPFVAINCAAIPDNMLEATLFGYEKGAFTGAIQACPGKFEQAQGGTILLDEISEMDLNLQAKLLRVLQEREVERLGSRKSIKLDVRVLATSNRDLKQYVSEGNFREDLYYRLNVFPISWPPLCERKGDIEPLAKHLIERHCTKLGMPVPTISAEAVGKLIHYPWPGNVRELDNVVQRALILSEQSNITGEHILLEGVDWQDASSLQQIVEGNDVATPEVKPIAEVNPVTKVSSASEGLGNELRDQEYAIILETLIACNGRRKDMAEKLGISPRTLRYKLAKMRDAGIDIPN, from the coding sequence ATGGCTCAAAGCAAAGTGTTAATCGTAGAAGACGATGAAGGTCTACGTGAAGCCTTGGTCGATACGCTCGCGCTCGCTGGCTACGAATGGCTAGAAGCGGACTGCGCGGAAGATGCTCTGGTCAAGTTAAAGTCTAACTCCGTTGATATCGTGGTATCCGATGTTCAGATGGCGGGAATGGGTGGATTAGCTCTGCTTAGAAACATCAAGCAAAACTGGCCAAATCTACCCGTGCTATTGATGACTGCCTACGCCAACATTGAAGATGCCGTTGCAGCGATGAAAGAAGGCGCGATCGATTACATGGCTAAGCCATTTGCGCCAGAAGTGCTGTTGAATATGGTGAGTCGCTACGCACCGGTTAAGTCGGAAGACAACGGCGATGCGGTGGTGGCTGACGAAAAGAGCCTTAAGCTGATAATGTTGGCCGACAAAGTGGCCAAAACTGACGCAAACGTGATGGTACTTGGGCCGAGCGGTTCAGGTAAAGAGGTGATGTCACGATACATCCATAACGCCTCTAACCGTAAAGATGGCCCATTCGTTGCGATCAACTGTGCAGCTATTCCTGACAACATGCTTGAAGCAACCCTGTTTGGTTATGAAAAAGGGGCCTTTACGGGAGCAATCCAAGCGTGTCCAGGTAAGTTTGAACAAGCACAGGGTGGTACAATCTTGCTCGATGAGATCAGTGAGATGGATCTTAATCTTCAGGCGAAGCTATTACGTGTACTGCAAGAGCGCGAGGTAGAGCGCCTTGGTAGTCGCAAGAGCATCAAACTCGATGTGCGTGTGTTGGCAACCAGTAACCGTGATCTGAAACAGTATGTCTCGGAAGGTAATTTTCGCGAAGACCTGTATTACCGACTTAATGTATTTCCTATCTCTTGGCCACCACTGTGTGAACGCAAGGGAGATATTGAGCCACTTGCTAAGCACCTTATTGAGCGTCACTGCACCAAGCTTGGGATGCCTGTACCGACGATTTCCGCTGAAGCTGTCGGTAAGCTAATCCACTACCCTTGGCCTGGCAACGTTCGAGAATTAGATAATGTAGTGCAACGTGCGTTAATATTAAGCGAACAATCGAACATCACTGGAGAGCATATTTTGCTTGAAGGTGTCGATTGGCAAGATGCTAGCAGTCTGCAGCAGATTGTTGAAGGTAATGACGTCGCAACTCCTGAAGTTAAGCCTATTGCGGAAGTTAACCCCGTCACTAAAGTCTCTTCCGCCAGCGAAGGTCTAGGGAATGAGCTTCGTGATCAAGAGTACGCTATCATTCTCGAGACATTGATTGCTTGTAATGGTCGTCGTAAAGATATGGCTGAAAAACTGGGTATTAGCCCTCGTACACTTCGCTATAAATTGGCGAAAATGCGCGATGCTGGGATAGATATCCCAAACTAA
- the fliG gene encoding flagellar motor switch protein FliG: MANEIVPQGEGGEVAEVANVDIASISGDERAAILLLSLNEEDAAGIIRHLEPKQVQRVGSAMARAADLSQEKVGAVHRAFLDDIQKYTNIGMGSEDFMRNALVAALGEDKANNLVDQILLGTGSKGLDSLKWMDPRQVASIIINEHPQIQTIVLSYLEADQSAEILSQFPERVRLDLMMRIANLEEVQPSALAELNEIMEKQFAGQAGAQAAKIGGLKAAAEIMNYMDNNVEGVLMDQIRDQDEDMATQIQDLMFVFENLIEVDDQGVQKLLRDVPQDVLQKALKGADEGLREKIFKNMSKRAADMMRDDIEAMPPVKVSDVEAAQKEILGIARKMADSGEIMLSGGADEFL, from the coding sequence ATGGCTAATGAAATTGTTCCACAAGGTGAAGGTGGAGAAGTAGCAGAAGTTGCGAACGTTGATATCGCATCAATTTCTGGTGACGAACGCGCAGCGATCTTGTTGTTAAGTCTTAACGAAGAAGACGCCGCGGGTATTATCCGACACCTTGAACCAAAACAGGTTCAGCGTGTGGGTAGTGCAATGGCGCGTGCCGCTGACCTTTCTCAAGAGAAAGTAGGCGCAGTACACCGCGCTTTCCTAGACGATATTCAGAAGTACACTAATATCGGTATGGGTAGCGAAGACTTTATGCGTAATGCGTTGGTGGCTGCTCTGGGTGAAGATAAAGCGAATAACCTTGTTGACCAAATCCTTCTAGGTACAGGCTCGAAAGGTCTTGACTCATTGAAGTGGATGGATCCTCGTCAGGTTGCGAGTATCATCATCAATGAGCACCCGCAGATCCAAACAATCGTACTCTCGTACTTAGAAGCGGATCAGTCGGCTGAGATTTTGTCGCAGTTCCCTGAGCGTGTTCGCTTAGATCTGATGATGCGTATTGCCAACCTTGAAGAAGTTCAACCTTCAGCACTGGCTGAGCTGAACGAAATCATGGAGAAACAGTTTGCGGGTCAAGCTGGTGCTCAAGCGGCCAAGATTGGCGGCCTGAAGGCAGCAGCAGAGATTATGAACTACATGGATAACAACGTCGAAGGCGTGTTGATGGATCAAATCCGCGACCAAGACGAAGACATGGCAACTCAGATCCAAGACCTCATGTTCGTATTCGAGAACCTTATCGAAGTCGACGACCAAGGTGTTCAAAAGCTGCTGCGTGATGTACCACAAGACGTTCTTCAGAAAGCGCTTAAAGGCGCTGATGAAGGTCTGCGCGAGAAGATCTTCAAGAACATGTCTAAACGTGCTGCCGATATGATGAGAGACGATATCGAGGCGATGCCGCCAGTGAAAGTATCGGATGTTGAAGCCGCTCAGAAAGAGATCTTGGGCATTGCAAGGAAAATGGCCGACAGTGGCGAGATTATGCTGTCTGGTGGTGCCGACGAGTTCCTATAA
- the flaG gene encoding flagellar protein FlaG, with protein sequence MEISSSASNVQPYGSPNGIKFAFDEGSSAPSVSKPLEVAPKEKVEKSQEDATEAAIQLAQDRQELNKEERVKMVEKMNEFISSINKGVAFKVDEESGRDVVTIYEATTGDIIRQIPDEEMLEILRRLAAQTSNSGLLEAKV encoded by the coding sequence ATGGAAATATCATCCAGCGCATCGAACGTCCAGCCTTATGGCTCACCTAATGGCATTAAATTTGCATTCGATGAAGGTAGCAGTGCGCCAAGTGTTTCTAAACCGTTAGAAGTGGCACCCAAAGAGAAGGTAGAGAAATCGCAAGAGGATGCTACCGAAGCGGCGATTCAATTAGCTCAAGATAGACAAGAGCTGAATAAAGAAGAGCGCGTTAAAATGGTAGAGAAGATGAATGAGTTTATCTCTTCTATCAACAAGGGTGTCGCCTTTAAAGTGGATGAAGAGTCGGGTAGAGATGTGGTGACCATATACGAAGCCACAACAGGCGATATTATTCGCCAAATACCTGACGAAGAAATGCTTGAGATTTTAAGGCGCCTAGCGGCCCAAACCTCAAATAGCGGGCTATTGGAGGCGAAGGTTTAA
- a CDS encoding sensor histidine kinase, translating to MHASDQPENQSHLDSVEQQVERYKQVLDVMPAGVILLDTQGEVREANPEAHRILGVELVGEKWFSVIQSAFDPKDDDGHEISLKNGRKVRLAISASTTGQLILITDLTETRLLQSRVSDLQRLSSLGRMVASLAHQVRTPLSSAMLYASNLAAPNLPPATKTRFQTKLMDRLHDLEKQVNDMLLFAKGGDNKVVKPFTVSELIAEYQPMVETALKTNNIDYCQEVEGEDTQMFGNANAIASALSNLVLNAVQIAGKESQVDVFFRPVNGELKISVQDSGPGVPKELQGKIMEPFFTTRSQGTGLGLAVVQMVCRAHEGRLELISEEGDGACFTMCLPLERPSTAESI from the coding sequence ATGCACGCATCCGACCAACCAGAAAACCAATCACACTTAGACTCTGTTGAGCAGCAAGTTGAGCGATACAAGCAAGTACTCGATGTGATGCCTGCTGGCGTTATCTTGTTGGATACTCAAGGTGAAGTGAGAGAAGCCAACCCAGAAGCCCACCGTATATTAGGTGTCGAGCTGGTGGGAGAAAAGTGGTTCTCAGTGATCCAGAGTGCATTTGATCCCAAAGATGATGACGGCCATGAAATCTCACTGAAAAATGGTCGCAAAGTGCGTTTGGCGATCTCTGCATCAACTACTGGTCAATTGATCTTAATTACCGATCTGACAGAAACTCGACTGCTTCAATCTCGAGTGAGTGATCTTCAAAGGCTCTCTTCATTGGGAAGAATGGTTGCTTCGTTGGCGCACCAAGTTCGTACTCCTTTATCCAGTGCGATGCTTTATGCCTCCAACTTAGCTGCGCCAAACTTGCCTCCTGCCACAAAAACGCGCTTTCAAACTAAGCTTATGGATAGACTGCATGATCTAGAGAAGCAGGTTAATGATATGCTGTTGTTCGCTAAAGGCGGCGATAACAAAGTCGTGAAGCCATTTACGGTCTCGGAATTGATTGCGGAATATCAACCGATGGTCGAGACGGCACTTAAGACCAACAACATCGATTATTGCCAAGAAGTTGAAGGTGAAGATACGCAAATGTTTGGCAATGCTAACGCCATCGCTTCTGCGCTAAGTAACTTGGTACTCAATGCCGTACAGATTGCGGGTAAAGAGTCACAAGTTGACGTATTTTTCCGACCAGTGAATGGTGAGCTTAAAATATCGGTACAGGATAGTGGTCCTGGTGTGCCGAAAGAGCTGCAAGGGAAAATCATGGAGCCGTTTTTTACCACTCGCTCTCAAGGTACTGGCCTTGGTCTAGCCGTGGTGCAGATGGTGTGCCGCGCTCACGAAGGGCGATTAGAATTAATATCAGAAGAGGGCGATGGCGCATGCTTTACCATGTGTCTGCCATTGGAACGCCCTTCTACTGCTGAAAGTATTTAA
- a CDS encoding flagellar protein FliT, with product MKDELQKLCELDQQIMAKFEISEINTEEIMALVDNREQLLKNVLHLLDSHPDVKQSSEWYNAITRTRKLVELMQAETTRVGKDLQKYRHGNKSVQQYKKFL from the coding sequence ATGAAGGACGAACTTCAGAAGCTTTGTGAACTAGATCAACAAATTATGGCTAAGTTCGAAATAAGTGAAATTAATACTGAAGAAATAATGGCGCTTGTCGATAACAGGGAACAGTTGCTGAAAAACGTGCTTCATTTATTGGATTCACACCCCGACGTTAAGCAAAGCTCCGAGTGGTATAATGCCATTACGAGGACAAGAAAATTGGTTGAGCTGATGCAAGCGGAAACGACACGAGTCGGCAAAGACTTACAGAAGTACCGTCACGGTAACAAGTCAGTTCAACAGTATAAAAAGTTTTTATAG
- a CDS encoding sigma-54 dependent transcriptional regulator, with translation MQGLSKLLVVDDNAQERHNLSTILEFVGEGCEVVSSEQAHKVDWSQQWAGCIIGSIKGNGFTSLLNQQLLKANHIPLLVMGKHNYSVDELTNYVGELELPLNYPQLSDALRHCKDFLGRKGVNVVSSARKNTLFRSLVGQSSGIQEVRHLIEQVSATEANVLILGESGTGKEVVARNIHYHSKRRGGPFVPVNCGAIPPDLLESELFGHEKGAFTGAITARKGRFELAEGGTLFLDEVGDMPMAMQVKLLRVLQERCFERVGGNATLQANVRVIAATHRNLESMIDEEAFREDLYYRLNVFPIEMPALQERKEDIPLLLQELMTRMEAEGSMPICFTPRAVNSLMEHDWPGNVRELANLVERMVILYPNSLVDVNHLPTKYRYSDIPEFQPEFNSFVSEEEQERDALADIFSEDFSFDQQDDLNDNANAPQELPPEGVNLKELLADLEVNMINQALEAQGGVVARAADMLGMRRTTLVEKMRKYNLQR, from the coding sequence ATGCAAGGTTTGTCAAAACTGCTTGTCGTAGACGATAATGCTCAAGAGCGTCACAATTTAAGCACCATATTAGAGTTTGTAGGAGAGGGCTGCGAAGTTGTCAGCTCTGAACAAGCACATAAAGTCGACTGGTCTCAACAGTGGGCTGGGTGCATTATTGGCTCCATTAAAGGTAACGGCTTCACTTCTTTACTCAATCAACAGCTGCTCAAGGCTAACCATATCCCTTTGTTAGTGATGGGTAAGCATAACTATTCTGTGGATGAGTTAACCAACTATGTGGGTGAGCTAGAACTGCCGCTCAATTACCCGCAACTGAGTGATGCATTGAGGCATTGCAAAGACTTTTTAGGTCGCAAAGGCGTTAATGTCGTCTCATCTGCACGCAAAAATACTCTGTTTCGTAGCCTAGTCGGTCAAAGCTCAGGCATTCAAGAGGTCCGTCACCTCATCGAGCAAGTCTCTGCTACTGAAGCTAACGTGTTGATTCTAGGTGAGTCAGGTACAGGCAAAGAAGTTGTAGCTCGTAACATTCACTACCATTCAAAACGCCGTGGTGGACCTTTCGTACCTGTTAACTGTGGTGCCATTCCTCCGGACCTGTTAGAAAGCGAACTCTTTGGTCATGAAAAAGGGGCCTTTACCGGTGCGATCACTGCACGTAAAGGTCGCTTTGAACTGGCGGAAGGTGGAACTTTATTCCTCGATGAAGTTGGCGATATGCCGATGGCAATGCAGGTAAAACTGCTACGTGTACTGCAAGAGCGTTGTTTTGAGCGTGTCGGCGGTAATGCAACATTGCAAGCTAACGTTCGTGTGATTGCAGCAACACACCGCAATCTGGAGAGCATGATTGATGAAGAAGCGTTCCGCGAGGATCTTTACTACCGATTAAACGTGTTCCCAATCGAGATGCCAGCACTGCAAGAGCGTAAAGAGGATATACCGCTATTACTGCAAGAGCTGATGACACGTATGGAAGCGGAAGGCAGTATGCCGATCTGTTTTACTCCGCGTGCTGTTAACTCTTTAATGGAGCATGACTGGCCAGGCAACGTCCGTGAATTGGCGAATCTGGTTGAACGTATGGTTATTCTGTATCCAAACAGCTTGGTTGATGTAAACCATCTACCTACCAAGTATCGCTATAGTGATATCCCTGAATTCCAGCCAGAGTTTAATAGCTTTGTGTCGGAAGAAGAGCAAGAGCGCGACGCACTAGCGGATATATTCTCTGAAGACTTCAGTTTTGATCAACAAGATGATCTCAATGATAACGCCAATGCTCCACAAGAACTGCCACCAGAAGGCGTAAACTTAAAAGAGCTGCTGGCTGATTTAGAAGTGAATATGATCAACCAAGCTTTGGAAGCACAAGGTGGTGTGGTTGCTCGTGCGGCAGACATGTTGGGTATGCGACGTACAACCCTTGTAGAGAAAATGCGCAAATACAATTTGCAGCGATAA
- the fliF gene encoding flagellar basal-body MS-ring/collar protein FliF, translating into MAENSQTTDLAVSDANDHALVAGADVDNEGQNPDLGERSSSKFDMAVGDLDLLRQVVLVLSISICVALIVMLFFWVKEPEMRPLGAYETEELIPVLDYLDQQKIEYSLEGNTISVPASEYNSLKLDMVRAGLNQEKNAGDDILMQDMGFGVSQRLEQERLKLSRERQLAKAIEQMKQVRKAQVLLALPKQSVFVRHNQEASASVFLTLKTGTNLKQQEVDSVVDMVASAVPGMKTSRITVTDQHGRLLSSGSQDPASAARRKEHELERNQEQALREKIDSVLIPILGFGNYTAQVDIQLDFSAVEQTRKRFDPNTPATRSEYTLEDYNNGNIVAGVPGALSNQPPADASIPQDVAQMKDGSLMGQGSVHKEATRNFELDTTISHERKQSGTVNRQTVSVAIKNRQSVNPDTGEVVHTPLSETEINAIRQVLIGTVGFDEGRGDLLNVLSVQFAPQVTDVLPDVPIWDHPNFNDWVRWFASALVIIVVVLVLVRPAMKKLLNPAEDSDEQAYGPDGLPIGADGETSLIGSDIEGGELFEFGSSIDLPNLHKDEDVLKAVRALVANEPELAAQVVKNWMADG; encoded by the coding sequence GTGGCAGAAAATAGTCAAACAACAGATTTAGCCGTTAGTGATGCGAATGACCATGCACTCGTTGCAGGGGCAGACGTGGACAACGAAGGGCAAAACCCTGATCTAGGTGAGCGCAGTTCATCGAAGTTCGACATGGCGGTAGGTGATCTTGATCTCCTGCGTCAGGTCGTACTTGTTCTTTCGATCTCCATCTGTGTGGCGCTGATAGTGATGCTGTTTTTCTGGGTGAAAGAGCCAGAAATGCGTCCGTTAGGTGCGTATGAGACTGAAGAACTGATCCCAGTGCTTGATTACCTTGATCAGCAAAAAATCGAATACTCATTAGAAGGCAATACCATTTCGGTTCCGGCCAGTGAATATAACTCACTGAAGCTGGACATGGTGCGTGCCGGTCTGAATCAAGAGAAAAACGCAGGTGACGATATCCTAATGCAGGATATGGGCTTTGGTGTATCTCAACGCCTTGAGCAAGAGCGTTTAAAACTGAGTCGCGAACGTCAGCTAGCGAAAGCGATCGAACAGATGAAGCAGGTGCGCAAGGCGCAGGTTTTGTTGGCGTTACCAAAACAGAGTGTGTTTGTTCGCCACAATCAAGAAGCATCAGCATCGGTATTTTTGACGCTTAAAACGGGGACTAACCTCAAGCAGCAAGAGGTCGACTCTGTTGTGGACATGGTTGCCAGTGCTGTCCCTGGAATGAAAACATCACGAATTACGGTGACCGACCAACACGGTCGTCTACTAAGCTCTGGCTCTCAAGACCCTGCTTCAGCGGCTCGCCGGAAAGAGCATGAATTAGAGCGAAATCAAGAGCAGGCGCTTCGTGAAAAGATTGACTCGGTACTGATCCCAATTCTTGGTTTCGGTAATTACACCGCGCAAGTAGACATCCAACTTGATTTCAGTGCGGTAGAGCAGACTCGTAAGCGCTTTGACCCAAATACGCCAGCGACGCGCAGTGAATACACACTAGAAGATTACAACAACGGTAATATCGTCGCAGGCGTACCGGGTGCGTTGAGTAACCAACCGCCGGCGGATGCCTCGATTCCACAAGATGTGGCGCAAATGAAAGATGGCTCATTAATGGGCCAAGGCTCGGTTCATAAAGAAGCAACACGAAATTTTGAGCTCGATACCACCATCAGTCATGAACGTAAGCAGAGCGGCACGGTTAACCGTCAAACTGTGTCAGTCGCGATTAAAAATCGCCAGTCTGTGAACCCAGATACTGGTGAAGTCGTTCACACACCGTTGAGCGAAACAGAGATTAATGCGATCAGACAAGTTCTGATTGGCACAGTTGGCTTTGATGAAGGCCGTGGTGATTTGTTGAATGTGCTGAGCGTTCAATTTGCTCCGCAAGTGACCGATGTGCTGCCGGATGTGCCTATTTGGGATCACCCGAACTTCAACGATTGGGTTCGATGGTTTGCAAGCGCCTTGGTTATCATTGTTGTCGTTCTTGTACTGGTTCGTCCAGCTATGAAGAAACTGCTTAACCCAGCTGAAGACAGTGATGAACAAGCGTATGGTCCTGATGGATTACCGATTGGTGCTGATGGCGAGACCAGCTTGATTGGCAGTGATATTGAAGGTGGTGAACTGTTTGAGTTTGGCTCAAGCATTGACTTACCAAACCTTCATAAAGATGAAGATGTATTGAAAGCAGTACGTGCTCTGGTCGCAAATGAACCAGAGCTAGCGGCTCAAGTAGTTAAGAACTGGATGGCAGATGGCTAA
- the fliS gene encoding flagellar export chaperone FliS, with protein MRGSLQAYKKVSVDSQLTAASPHKIVQMLMAGAIERLIQGKAAMQAGNIPVKGERLGKALDIIISLRSCLSMDDGGDIAKNLDQLYEFMITQISAANHKNDPQPIDDVIDIIREIKSAWDQIPNEYHNLTSAEVGI; from the coding sequence ATGCGCGGTTCTTTACAGGCATATAAAAAGGTATCAGTGGATAGTCAGCTTACTGCTGCCTCACCCCATAAAATTGTTCAAATGTTGATGGCAGGTGCTATCGAGCGTCTTATTCAAGGTAAGGCTGCGATGCAAGCAGGGAATATTCCTGTTAAGGGTGAGCGTCTGGGTAAAGCGTTAGATATCATTATTAGCCTTCGTAGTTGTCTTTCAATGGACGATGGTGGTGATATCGCAAAAAACCTAGATCAACTTTATGAGTTTATGATCACGCAAATTTCTGCAGCGAATCACAAAAATGACCCTCAACCTATTGATGATGTGATTGATATTATCCGTGAGATTAAGAGTGCTTGGGACCAGATCCCGAATGAATATCACAATTTAACCTCTGCTGAGGTGGGTATTTAG
- the fliE gene encoding flagellar hook-basal body complex protein FliE — MRIDGLQGEMQAMMVEAANTRPAATGQTVGADFGNMLTQAINNVNSLQKTSGDLQTRFDSGDESVSLSDVMIARNKSSVAFEATIQIRNKLVESYKELMNMPV, encoded by the coding sequence ATGAGAATAGATGGTTTACAAGGCGAGATGCAGGCAATGATGGTCGAAGCTGCAAATACGCGTCCGGCAGCGACTGGACAAACGGTTGGTGCGGATTTCGGCAATATGTTGACGCAAGCCATCAATAACGTGAACTCGTTACAGAAAACCTCAGGAGATCTTCAAACGCGTTTTGACAGCGGTGATGAGAGTGTCTCTCTCTCCGACGTAATGATTGCTCGAAATAAATCTAGTGTGGCTTTTGAAGCGACGATTCAGATCAGAAACAAACTGGTTGAGTCGTATAAAGAGCTGATGAATATGCCGGTATAG
- the fliD gene encoding flagellar filament capping protein FliD produces MSLGPLGMSSGMDINSMVSKIVDAERIPKQQRIDNERTRIDSSISAYGRLRESLDSMKNLMTNFRQEKAFAVRTVESTDDGVVSATATTDAIAGKYAIDVLQLAQSHKVASDVLSEDMKFGPGKLQVSLGEKSFDVQVGERSKLIDVVRGINGASNNPGVRASVINDVEGPRLIVASNLSGAEQQISINVDASSDNPLKKLEYKTLEERVKALESARLAAQEILSVPAPGQDVAPIEAATETPQEVDAAGNPVPQEASEAESLPLDSELAQDPSSQTFGEAAAAAGQAAIDAAKASASVMPEDNIPGWTETASGTLLDSYYTPELELDEKAIEKAPDVPGWSNTASGTLTDSYVTPKEAQQKLEAEQARIEEKTTQEKAVLAERVAKGEITEQQAKDIERSKLSPEEREHLEKIDKAQADLEKAQQSFDTYSGMTEVQAGQDSMVVLDGVAQLSSNNNVIEDAIEGIDITVKGKTPKDKPPAEIGVEYDRGSVRRDIEAFVASYNQFYQVSKSLSGVDPTTGQKGPLAGDSTVRNADSRLKSVFSTSIKGAPPDIRSLTEFGITTTRQGTLEINYDMLDRQLNNNFDKLGDFFGGNNGFAKKVEDAIQGITGVTGSIRTRERSLVEQNYRLADDQAALDRRMDGLESRTHSRFTAMQEATGKMQSQLGSMMNALG; encoded by the coding sequence ATGAGTTTAGGCCCACTTGGGATGTCGTCTGGCATGGATATCAACTCCATGGTCAGCAAAATTGTCGATGCGGAGCGCATACCTAAGCAGCAACGTATCGACAATGAAAGAACGCGAATCGATTCCAGCATTAGTGCCTATGGAAGACTCAGAGAATCGCTTGATTCGATGAAGAACTTAATGACGAACTTTCGTCAGGAAAAAGCTTTCGCTGTGAGAACAGTTGAAAGTACCGATGACGGAGTTGTGTCTGCAACCGCGACAACGGATGCAATTGCAGGCAAATATGCCATCGATGTGTTGCAGCTTGCCCAAAGTCACAAAGTGGCTTCTGATGTTCTATCGGAAGACATGAAGTTTGGCCCAGGTAAGCTGCAGGTTTCGCTTGGTGAGAAGAGCTTTGATGTACAGGTCGGTGAGCGTTCGAAACTTATCGACGTTGTACGAGGCATCAATGGTGCAAGCAATAACCCAGGTGTTCGTGCCTCGGTCATTAATGACGTTGAGGGGCCTCGCCTTATCGTCGCGTCAAACCTATCTGGCGCAGAACAACAGATTAGCATCAATGTTGATGCTTCATCGGATAACCCCCTCAAAAAACTTGAATACAAAACTCTTGAAGAGCGTGTAAAAGCCTTAGAATCGGCACGCCTAGCCGCTCAAGAGATCCTCTCAGTGCCTGCTCCAGGGCAAGATGTTGCCCCTATAGAAGCGGCAACCGAAACACCACAAGAGGTGGATGCTGCAGGCAATCCTGTGCCACAGGAGGCGTCTGAAGCTGAAAGCCTACCGCTTGATTCAGAACTCGCTCAAGATCCAAGCAGCCAAACTTTTGGAGAGGCAGCCGCGGCAGCTGGTCAAGCCGCGATAGATGCAGCGAAGGCATCGGCTTCTGTTATGCCAGAAGACAACATTCCAGGTTGGACCGAGACGGCATCAGGCACATTATTAGATTCTTATTACACACCAGAACTCGAACTGGATGAGAAAGCCATCGAGAAGGCGCCAGATGTGCCGGGGTGGAGCAACACCGCGTCGGGTACACTGACGGACTCTTACGTAACACCGAAAGAAGCTCAGCAAAAGCTTGAGGCTGAACAAGCTCGTATTGAAGAGAAAACCACTCAAGAAAAAGCCGTACTCGCAGAGCGTGTTGCCAAGGGTGAGATTACTGAGCAACAAGCCAAAGATATTGAACGCTCAAAACTTTCTCCAGAAGAGCGAGAGCACCTAGAAAAAATCGATAAAGCTCAAGCAGATTTAGAGAAAGCGCAGCAATCTTTTGATACTTACAGTGGTATGACTGAAGTTCAAGCGGGACAAGACTCTATGGTTGTACTCGATGGTGTAGCCCAGCTTTCGAGTAACAATAATGTGATTGAAGATGCGATTGAAGGTATTGATATCACGGTCAAAGGCAAAACACCGAAAGATAAACCCCCTGCGGAGATCGGGGTTGAGTATGACCGAGGTAGCGTACGTCGAGATATTGAAGCTTTTGTGGCGTCATACAATCAGTTTTATCAAGTTTCAAAAAGCTTATCAGGTGTCGATCCGACCACGGGTCAAAAAGGACCACTGGCCGGTGATAGTACCGTGAGAAATGCAGACTCGCGTTTGAAAAGTGTATTTTCAACTAGCATCAAAGGTGCACCACCAGACATCAGATCCCTAACTGAATTTGGTATTACAACAACCCGTCAAGGTACGCTTGAAATCAATTACGATATGTTGGATCGCCAGTTGAACAACAATTTCGACAAGTTGGGAGACTTCTTTGGCGGTAACAATGGCTTTGCTAAGAAGGTTGAAGATGCCATTCAAGGTATTACGGGTGTAACTGGTTCAATTCGAACACGTGAGCGAAGCCTAGTTGAACAGAATTATCGATTAGCGGATGATCAGGCGGCACTTGATCGCCGCATGGACGGATTAGAAAGCCGCACTCACTCTCGCTTTACTGCGATGCAAGAAGCAACTGGTAAAATGCAGTCCCAACTGGGCAGCATGATGAACGCGTTAGGTTAA